A part of Tiliqua scincoides isolate rTilSci1 chromosome 13, rTilSci1.hap2, whole genome shotgun sequence genomic DNA contains:
- the LOC136633698 gene encoding myeloid-associated differentiation marker homolog: MPTLELNFRSLISPLGIVRFLEIFLSCTAFSLVAVHHSYSDSNGVWCMFTWCFCFIVSVFIILLEFIGVGPSLPISWHDFTCAFSMLASLMIFTTSIVYPSITISKYCKSSHCSYEGAATAMSCFCFIAYAVEVGLTRAKGGEVSSFLATVPGLLKVFEAYVACLIFSLVDYGKHYSHYPGLQWCLAVYCICFIVTMFIIILTVGRCLGSLPIPLEKTLVGYNFLAVLMYLTAAIVWPIYSFKNFPNPCKTQSSVVCTLWNNLLGVTFLTFFNLIAYIVDLVYSSKMVFVTTPA; the protein is encoded by the coding sequence ATGCCGACTCTCGAACTGAACTTCCGCTCACTGATCTCCCCGCTGGGGATAGTGCGGTTCCTGGAGATCTTCCTTTCCTGCACAGCCTTCAGCCTGGTGGCTGTCCACCACAGTTATTCGGATTCCAATGGCGTTTGGTGTATGTTTACATGGTGCTTTTGTTTCATCGTCTCTGTCTTCATTATCCTCCTGGAGTTCATTGGCGTGGGCCCATCATTGCCAATTTCCTGGCACGACTTCACCTGTGCGTTCTCCATGCTGGCCAGCCTCATGATCTTCACCACGTCCATTGTCTACCCATCCATCACCATATCGAAGTACTGCAAGAGCTCCCACTGCAGCTATGAGGGTGCAGCCACTGCCATGTCTTGTTTCTGCTTCATCGCCTATGCCGTGGAAGTGGGGCTGACACGAGCCAAGGGAGGAGAAgtcagcagcttcctggctacCGTTCCTGGCCTCCTGAAGGTCTTTGAGGCCTATGTGGCTTGTCTCATCTTCTCCTTGGTGGATTATGGGAAGCACTATTCACATTATCCTGGTCTGCAGTGGTGCCTGGCTGTTTACTGCATCTGCTTCATTGTCACCATGTTCATTATAATCCTCACCGTCGGACGCTGTCTCGGTTCTTTGCCCATCCCCTTGGAGAAGACCCTGGTGGGCTACAACTTCTTGGCAGTACTCATGTATCTAACAGCAGCCATTGTATGGCCTATATATAGTTTCAAAAACTTTCCGAATCCTTGTAAGACCCAGTCTAGCGTAGTGTGCACTTTGTGGAATAATCTGCTAGGAGTGACCTTCCTCACATTCTTCAATCTCATTGCTTACATTGTAGATCTCGTATATTCCTCCAAGATGGTCTTTGTGACCACGCCAGCGTAG